The stretch of DNA GTTTTCCTTGGTGATGCAGGTAGCTTTCGATTTGGAATTCCGTTTCACGCATCAATTCATAAGCAAACTGGTCGCTGTGTTGCAGGCGGCGGCCGAATTTCTTTTCGATGGAGGCTTCGGACAAGTACGTGATATGCGCCACCATTCGCGCTAGCGCGAGTCCAAAATGTGGATCGTCGTCTTGGTTGTAATAGTTCCCTTTGTAGAAATGTGGATCCGTCACAATCGCCCGCCGCCCGACCGCGTTGAAGGCGATGCCTTGCGCCGAGAGGCGCGGACCGGATGCCAAGATGACCGCCGTGCGTAACATGTCGGGAAAACGTGCGGCCCATTCCAAGGCTTGCATCCCACCCAGGCTACCGCCGATCGCTCCCAACAATCGCTCGATGCCTAAGTGCCGGACCAGTGCGGCGTGCACCTCGACCATGTCGCCAATCGTGACAAACGGAAACTCCAAAGCATAGGGGGTCTCTGTGCCCGGCTTGGGGGACATCGGTCCGGTCGTCCCTTGGCAGCCACCCAATACATTCGCGCAGATCACAAAATACTTGTTGGTGTCCAAGCCCTTGCCCGGTCCAATCAATTCATCCCACCAACCGGTTTTCTCATCCTTGGCCGAATGCCGTCCCGCCACGTGGGCATCGCCGGTCAAAGCATGGCAGACAAAGATGGCGTTGTCCCGTTTTTCCGACAGCGTGCCGTAGGTCTCATAGGCGACATGGACCGGCCCCAGAAGATTTCCTTCGGCCACCTTCAAGCTGTGTGGGGGGACAAACAGGTCGACGTACTGCGTCGAGACCAAGCCGACCGACCGCTCATCGGCGTCTTTGTGTGGAGTATCTTCAGTGCTCATCGCCGCATTCGTCACAGCCACGACCAGTTCAATTTCAAGGTCTCAAAGAATTAAAAAGGAATCCGGGAGGGCGAGGCTCCCGTTGCGTTTCGCGTGGTATCATTTTCGCCGAGTTGGCGGGGAATTCAAGCGGTGCGGGAAATGAACGGTCTGGTTTTTTCGTTATTCCGTCGCTGAACCGCCGAAGTAAGAGCGATCCCGTTGATCGTAACCCTCGTACTCCAAAAGTTCATAAAGCTTCGCCCGCGTTTGCATCCGGTCCAACAGTCCCTGTTGCGTCCCCTCTGCAGCTAGTTCCCGCAGTCCCGATTCGACCGCATTCATGGCGATACGGAACATCGACACAGGAAATAGCACTGCCCGGTAGCCGATTTGTGATAATTCTGTGAAGGACAACAGTGGACTCTTGCCAAACTCCGTCATATTGGCCATCAATGGGACTTCGACCGCTTCGGCAAATTGGGCAAATTCTTCCGGCGTTTGCAGTGCTTCGGGGAAAATCATATCGGCCCCTGCCTCGACATAGGCCCGTGCGCGGGAGACCGCTGCATCAAATCCTTCGGTGGCCCGTGCATCGGTCCGGGCGATCAACACGAACGACGGATCATTGCGGGCCGCTGCGGCTGCTTTGATTTTTCCCGCCATTTCCCGCTCGCTCACCAAGGTTTTTCCGCTCAGGTGTCCGCAGCGTTTGGGAAGTTGCTGATCCTCCAGATGAATTCCCGCAATCCCGGCCGATTCAAAACAGTGCACGGTTCGCTCCACGGAGAGCGCTTCGCCGAACCCCGTATCGGCATCGGAAATCACCGGGATGTCGACCGCCTGCGCCAAGTAACGGCCTTGATCAACAAACTCCGTCAGCGAAATCAAACCGACATCCGGCACCGCCGCCAACCCCGCCGACAACGCAGCGCCGGATTGATAGGCTGCCGCAAAACCCGCCTGCTGCGCCATCCGCGCAACCAGCGCATTGAACACGCCGGGAATCATGATCGGACTGTTTTCATAGGCTTGTCGAAATCGCGCGCCGGGAGTTGTTGTCATCGCGTCCATTGCTCCGCAGTCTGTTGTATTTTGTTAGGAGGGAAGGGGGCTGTCCCGATTCGCGCGTTATCCTTGCACGGCAATTGCCGTGGCTGTGGCATAGGCGCGGCAGTGGGAGAGCGTCACCATCACTTGCGTCACGCCGAGGCCGTCAGCGACTTCTTTCGCGCCGCCGCTCATAAGGATGTCCGGTCGACCGGACTTGTGGTTGCTGACTTCAATGTCTCGCCAACTCATGCCACGGACCCAACCGGTGCCGAGTGTTTTCATCACAGCTTCCTTGGCTGCCCACCGCGCGGCATAGTGCTGCAGGTATTCTTTGCGGCGCTGGCAATATTGAATTTCGTTTTCGGTATAAACGCGATTCAAAAACAACTCACCATGCCGTTCGATCATACGTCCAATCCGCACGATTTCGGTGATGTCCGTTCCAATGCCCAAGATGTTCATAGCTTGTGTCGGTCATGCTGTGCATGACGTGCCTCAATGGTAATTCGTTGCAAGTCGGTCTCTCGATGGACATCACGCGTCCCGGGAGGGCGAAGCTCCTGCGGAGCCGTTTTTTATTTTTGTGATCCATACCCATCCAAAACATACCCCCTCTCCCTCTGGGAGAGGGCCGGGGTGAGGGTTTTCGCATAACCAGCGATCATCCACTTCACTCAATCTGTCCGACACGTTGAAACCCCTGCGGTATACCCGGGGGGGCGATGCTTTTGCGGATGCGTTTTTTTATGGTTGCGAATCGTTCGTACTACTTAGAAAGGTGCGTCGCGACGCACCCTGCGGGGGATAGTTGTCCCCTCTTTTAGCTTACTGTGCGTTGTCGTTGCCGTCCAATAGGGTAGTCAGTTGCGCCAACGTTTCTCGATTGGGTTGGACGGTGACCACGACGCTGGTTGCTTGTCCTGGTTGTTCGCGGGTACAGCGGATGACTGGGATGGCTGAGCTACAGCGACAGGACGTGTATTCCAAATGGAGTCGGCCCCCTTCGGGAATCGCCGGCTGCTCTTTGTTGGTGAGCAACTGCAAACAACGGTTTCCTGCTGTCGATCCCAGTACGACCGACCGTTGCGGTTCATGCCACGATTCGCACGTCACGCAAAACGGGGCGCTGACCAAACGTGCTGCTACGAATGCGCCGGCCAGGCCGCCCAATAAAACTTCCAACCCCAGCAACAGTCGCGGCCAGTTTGCTGCCGACTGCAACAGGGACCATGAGGATTCTGTGAGCGGCGAAAAGCGGAGGGTCAGGTAATCGTTGAATGTATCGGTGGGAGGTGGGGTTTCGCCGAATGCGGGGTTGTCGAAAATCAGGGCCGCCTGGGATTGCTCGGCCAGCCTATCGCGTTTTGAATTGCGCCACACTCGGTAGCTCTCGCCGATCTGGCCGGACAGGGCGATGATGGTCATGAGTAGCGCGGCTGGGAATAAGACGCGCCGATAGTGCATCCGGCATTGGCGGGCGATTTGTCCGATCACCCAACCGGCAGCCAAGCCTAGGACAATGCTATACAGGCCGAGCAATTTTAGTCGTGCGGGTACGTAAGCGGCTGCGACCATCAACACCGACAGCGCGACGACGCACAGCATCAGCCACGTCGTCAAACGCCCGGCGATTGTTGTCGCCGACTCGCGAGGCTTGTCCATGGTCCATCTCCCTTGTCAGGTCAAGGAGTCGCTGGCGGGGCGATCATTGATGCGCGCTGAGCCCACAAGCGGATCGCACGCGTTCCAGCACCTCTTGTCCCTTGGCCCGCGCCACGATCGCGCCGTCGCGCAGAATGTCGCGGACCGTGTCGGGGGTTTTCTCCAATTCTGCGCGGCGCTCACGCGCCTCGGCAAAGTAAGCCAAGGCTGCTTCGTACACCGCTTGTTTCGCATCACCGTAACCCATCCCCCCGGCGCGATACCGCCCAGCCAATTCCGCTTGTTGTGCTTCCTCGGCGAAGAGTTTGTACAAGGCGAACACCGGGCACGTCTCGGGATCCTTGGGCTCCTCGACCGTCTTCGAATCGGTTTTGATCGACATCACTTTTTTACGCATTTTCTTAGGCGCTTCGAAGACTTCGATCGTGTTGCCGTAACTCTTCGACATCTTTTCGCCGTCCGTGCCGGGAACTTTGGCCGTGGCGTCGAGTGTTTGCCCGTTGGGCAGCGTCAAGGCTTCGGTGCCGTAAATCACATTGAACCGCTGCGCGATATCACGCGTGACTTCAATATGCTGTACCTGATCGGCTCCGACGGGGACCACATCGCTGTCGTAGAGCAAAATGTCCGCCGCCATCAGCACGGGATAGTTGAACAGCCCCGCATCGGCGGCCAGCCCCTTCGCCTTTTTGTCTTTGTAGGCGTGGCATTTTTCCAGCAGGCTCATTTGCGTGACCGTCATCAGCAACCACGTCAGTTCCGAGACCTCGGGAATGTCCGATTGCAAAAACAACGTTGCTTGTTGGGGATCAAGGCCCAGTGCCAACAAGTCAACGGCGGCGCTGTGCGAATTATCCCGCAAGACCTGCGCATCGCGAATCGTCGTCAGCGCGTGCAGGTCGGCGACGAAATAAAATGACTGCTCGTTGTTTTGCAGGGCGATGTATTGAGCGATGGCGCCGAAATAATTACCCCAATGAGGGCGGCCGGTCGGTTGAATTCCGGAGAGAACTCGCATGAATTACGTCTCGATGTCGTGTGCGGTGGTGAATGTTTGAAATCGGCCTCCAGCATCGCCGGTGGCTGGGAAAGAATGGTTCGATGCCGATACGTTTAACGCGCGGGAATCTGCAATGTGCCAACGATGTCGCCGACGGATTGGCAGTTTTGCTCGGTCAAGATTTCGGATAATTCGGTGACCAATTGCTGAGCCAGTCCTGGATTGTAGAAATTAGCTGTGCCGATTTGAACCGCCGTTGCTCCAGCGATCAGGAATTCCATGACGTCGTCGATCGATTGAATTCCGCCGATGCCGATGATGGGAACATTAACGGCTTGCGCCACCTGCCAGACGATCCGCAGCGCCAGCGGCTTAATTGCCGGGCCGCTCAGCCCGCCGATGACATTTCCCAGAATCGGTTTGCGACGCCGCCAATCGATGGCCATGCCTTGAAAGGTGTTCACCAACGAAACCGCATCGGCACCCGCCTCGGCGGCGGCTTGAGCGATTTCGACGACACTCGTCACGTTGGGGGTCAATTTGGCAATCACTGGCAAGTCACACGCATTGCGAACCTGCGAGACGACCTCAGCTGCCAGTCGGGGGTCGGTGCCAAAATCAACGCCGCCGCTGACGTTGGGGCAGGAGATATTCAGCTCCAAGCCAGCAACCTGCTTGTGCTGCCCGACCTTGGCGGCCATCTGCACGAATTCTTCGGTATTCCGCCCCGCAATGTTCACGATGATGGCGGTCTCTAAGCCAAGAAGATAATCCAACGTCTTGGCGAGAAAGGCATCGATCCCATCGTTGTCCAGGCCGATGGAGTTGAGCAACCCGGATGAGGCTTCGACCGTCCGTGGGGGGGGATTGCCGATGCGCGGGGCGGCTGTGAGCGTTTTGGGAATGATGCCGCCCAATTGTTTGAAATCGACAAACGCGGCCATTTCGCGGGCATAACCAAAGGTGCCGGAAGCCACGAGAATCGGATTTGCTAATTTGAGGCGGTTGAGTTGGACGCTGAGTTGAGGCACGAGAGTTTCGATGATTGTGGTACAGGATTATTTTAAGGGCAGGGGCGAAGTGAGATTGCACCCCATGTTGCTGGATGTTTGCTCATCGTAGCTACCAACGAATGGGTGGGCAATGATGGGTGCGGCGCGGCGATATCGGTCTGCGCACAAAAAAAAACGGCACTTCGCGCAGGTGGCGCGAAATGCCGGTTGGATCCATGGTTGTCCGCGGACAATCAGGCAATCCCAGAACGGTTCTGCCCGGTTGTGTGGCCCCGTGAATTCAATGGGGGCCCCGTGTTCTGTCCCACACAGAAAGTGTGCGGGATGTTCTGCTGCGTGTCTTAGAGCACACCACCGTGCGTCCGGTAGGGTGTCGTGTGGTCGGGCATGTCCAGGAACCAAAAACGTTCCCAGGTGTTCGGAATGTGACGCAAGTTTTCCGACGTATAGATCAACTCGCGGGCCCGACGGTCGGGGCTTGACGAATAAATCGGGGTGACGCAACCCACACTGACCACAAAGAGTACGGCCACAGCCGCACCAAGAATTGCCTTCCGCATGTCAAACCTCCTGAATGACACAAAACCTCCGTGCTTGCTACTGACGAAGCATCACGGCTGAAATCCATTTCGCTAACACGGGAACTAATCGCCGTACTAGTCGACTCGTTACGATCATTTGCCGGAACGGCCCAGTGGGTGTTCCAATGAAAGTGTCTTCGTGTTTTGGGTCAAATTAGGGACGCGGATGGCGGGCGTAATTGAGATGAAACCAGTTTTGAGAATCACTGGGGGGATTTTCGTCTCACCGCCGATGTGTTGTTGTTTGTAAGTAGGCTTGCTAGCCCGGGTTGTGCGAATCGTGCGAACTGACCGAGGCCACCGAATTGGGATAGGTCGTTTGGCCCGGCAGGGAATTTGTATTGCCGGACTCGGTGTTCGACGCATTCGTACCGGGAGGTGTTTCTCCGCCCGCTGCTTGTGCCGTATGTTGTTGCGCCAAAGCCGATTGCGCGGCTTCAACTTCCAACTGCAACACCTTCTCTTCCATTTCCTTGCCCGGTTTGAATGTGACAACGAACTTCTCAGGCACAAAGACTTTATCGCCGGTCCGCGGATTGCGTGCTTTACGCGCTGCCCGCTTCTTGACTTCGAAAACGCCAAAGTTTCGTAACTCAATCCGCCCGTCGCGGACCAGGGTATCTACGATGGCATCGAAGGTCTTCTGGACGATCTCTTTCGTCTTCAGTTGTGTCAGTCCGATTTCCTCGGAAATGGCTTTGACGATTTCTTTTTTGGTCACGACTGAAGTCTCCCGAAAGAGTGCCCGCCGGACGGTCCCGGCCTCACATTGAGCCAAAGGAATATGTCTCAACTGTAATGCCAAAACGGACTTAGTGTCAAGTGGATTCTCTGTGGACCGTACGCTTCGGCCCGTATCTGCTGCTAATTTTACCCAAAAGTTGTATTTGTATTTGACATGAAACAACGTTGTGACTGAAAACACTGCAAGAAAAGTTGCTGTGCCGTTTGGTTCTGTCGGCGACGACGTTCATGAATAGTGTGTTTTGTTTAACTCGTTTCTCAGTAGTTGGTTATAGTGATTTACGAGTTCGGCATTGTCTGTCATGCCCTTCGTATTTCACAGTTCGTCAACCAGGCTCTCTGGATCGTTGAGAGAGGATCGACTCACCCTTGTCTTGATCATCGGCCAGGCGCTCGACGCATAATCAACAAAACCGATAAAATTGGCAGAAGTTCGCCATTTTTCCTGCCAGCTTAGCCCGACATTGGTCTGAATGTCGTTGTAATCGCGTGACACAACCTCTTGATTTAAAAAGATATCGGCTGTGCGCGACCGGCAGAATCAGATCTGGATCTTTGCTGCTTCCGCTTCGATCTGCTCGAGGCTGAAGAAGTTTCCTTGCCCAGCGCCGGGACATTCTCGCTTCACGTCTTCCCACTCGGCTTCGCTTTCGAGATTCGATTCCCAGAAGGGCCAGGTGCGACATTGGATGGGGCGGACCGGATAGATTGTGCAGCCCCGTTTTTCCGGATCGAAAAAGGTGCAGTCTCCGTTGGCAAAATCTTTGAGCGTGCGGCGACCGGCGAAGAGCTTCGTGTGCTCGATCTTGACCGCTCCGACCGGCTCATCAATGAATTCGGCGATTTGGTGCAACTCCTCGTCGGTCACCCAAACCACACCGGGGGCTCCTGTGCAGCAATTGCCGCAACCTGTGCACTCGAATCGTAAACCATCGCTGTACCAGGGTTTCTTCGACATCACCGACCGGCCATAATGCAATTGAAAGAATACGGATAGACTTTTGAAATGAGCGCAGGCGGAGTGACCGCCTGTGTCAGGGTAACCGCCAGCTGGAATTGCCGAAAGTGAAAAGACAAAAGCGTGGAAGCTGAAACGACCGAAAATGTTGCTGGAATCGTCCTCTGTGGGGGCGAAAGTCGCCGGATGGGGCAATCCAAGGCCTGGTTGTCTTTCGGGCCGGAGGTGTTGTTACAACGTATCGTGCGCGTGCTGTCGACCGTTGTCTCGCCTGTTGTCGTCGTAGCAGCTCAGGGGCAGGAACTTCCCGAATTGCCGGCGGACGTGATCATTGCCCGCGATGAACAGCCGGCGCTCGGTCCGTTGGGGGGATTGGCTGCTGGATTGAGCGCGTTGCCCGAGTCGATCGAGGCGGTCTATGCCGCCGCCTGTGATGCCCCGTTGCTCAAACCGGAATTCGTCGTCGAAATCATCGGGCGTTTGAAATACCATGACATCGCGATCCCCCGCGATGGGAAATACTATCATCCCTTGGCGGCCGTTTATCGCCGTTGCGTTGAAGCGAAAGTCCGTGCCTTGATTGCTGAAGACCGCTTGCGGCCGTTTTATTTGTTGGAATCGTCAGATGTTTGTGAGATAGACGTCGAGGATCTGCGCCGCATCGATCCCGAATTGGACTCCCTGCGGAATACAAATACCCCTGAAGACTATCAAGCTGCCTTGGTAGCGGCAGGCTTGGCTATGGAACAACAATGACCAGCGGTTCTTCCTCCCATCTCGATGTCCGCATGCGCGGCTTTTCCGCACGGGCACTCGTTGCGCAGGTCCGGGAGTGGATCGATGAAGAGTCCATTCCGCTCTCCGGCGAGGAGGTGGGGATTGCTGAAGCGCATGGTCGAGTATTGGCGGCGGATGTCGTCTCCACCATCGATGTCCCCGAATTTCATCGTGCGGCGATGGATGGTTATGCGCTGCGGGGGGCGGAGACGACCGGGGCGGGGGATTATAACCGGCTGGCTTTTGAAATCGTGGGCGAATCGTTGCCGGGACGCGCGTTCGCGGGCCGTGTGCAAGCTGGGCAAGCGGTGCGGATCATGACCGGGGCTCCGATTCCCGACGGCGCCGATGCCGTATTGCCGGCGGAGTATGCCAGCGAGAACGACAACCGGGTCGAGATCAGCACCGCCGTCGCTCCGCAGAAGCATGTCGCCCCCCGTGGCGAAGATGTCAAACAGGGCACAACGATCGCCGCCGCGAGTCGCCGCTTGCGTCCACAGGATGTCGGTTTATTGGCGTCGGTGGGCTGCGCGACGGTGCCGGCGATTCGACAACCGCGGGTGAGAATTCTGGCGACCGGGAATGAAATCGTGCAACCAGGAGACGAACGCAAACCGCATCAGATCTTCGATGCCAATTCGCATATGCTCGGCGGACTGGTTGCCCGTGACGGCGGCGTGCTGGAATCCTGTTCCGCGCTTGCCGATTCGCGCGAGGCGATTCGAGACGCGATGATCGCTCCGGGCGCCGATGTGGTGCTGGTCACCGGCGGGTCGAGTGTCGGTGCGGAGGATCATGCTCCGATGGTTCTGGCAGCTGAAGGCGAATTGGCGATTCACGGCATTGCCATGCGGCCCTCCAGTCCGGCCGGCATGGGGAAAATCGGCAAGCGGTTGGTGTTTTTATTACCCGGCAATCCGGTCTCGTGCCTTTGTGCGTATGATTTTTTCGCCGGCCGAGCAATCCGTTTGTTGGGCGGCCGCAGTGCCGAGTGGCCGTATGCTAGTCGAAGCGTGCCGGTGGGGCGTAAAATCGTCTCGGCGGTCGGCCGTATGGATTATGTCCGCGTGGCCATTGTCGAAGGTTGCGTCGAACCATTGGCCGTCGGTGGGGCTTCGATCTTGTCCTCCACCACGCGGGCGGATGGCTTTGTGATCATTCCCGAATCGAGCGAAGGCGTCGCGCCGGGGGGTGAGGTTCTGTTTTATCAGTATGATTTGATTTCGTAAGGTCATTCGCGGTGCGACAATTTTCAGGTCATTCGATGATTGTGAAACCCTTTCAGGGTTTTATTTTGAGAATCGATCATCCACCTAGGGTGCGCTCACTGCGTTCGCGACCCTAGGCTATGATGTATAACGCCTTTGGCGTTAAAGTTCCGGGCATCCGATGTTTGGAGTACCCTTGGGACGCCAATGACCGGGCGAATAACTAAACGGGTTCGTGTTTTTGCGAATCTCCATGACGGCGGATGACATGTCTTTGCACAATATTGATGAGGCCGCACGGCAGCAGCAGTTTTTGGATGTGATTGATCGGGACGAAGCCCGTGCGCGATTCCATGCCCATTTGACGCTGCAGCCGTTGGGGACGGAAACAGTGACTCTCAGCGGGGCGCTCAATCGTGTGTTGTCGGATGAAATCCGGGCGACGGTTGATGTGCCGGGATTTGACCGGGCGAACGTGGATGGTTTTGCCGTTCAGGCGGCTGATACATTCGGTGCCAGCGAAGATGCACCGCGATCCGTCTCGCTCAACGACGAAGTCATCACCCCCGGCGTGCAAGCGGGGATTGTGGTTCAACCGGGGACGGCGACGCCCATCGCCACTGGCGCCGTTGTGCCGCGCGGTGCGGATGCGATTGTGATGATCGAACATACCGATATGGTCGCTGATGCTACGGATCGCAGTTTGGAAATCAACCGCGCTGTGGCAGCGGGCGGGCATATTACGTTTGCCGGTACGGACATCGCCAAAGGAGAAACGGTTATACGTCGCGGGGCATTGCTCACCTCGCGGGAGATCGGTGTCTTGGCGGCGATTGGGCGGGATCGTGTCGAGGTGTTTCGCAAACCACGCGTGGCAGTGATCTCGACCGGCAGCGAAATCATTCCTCCCGGGGCACAGAGTACGCCCGGCGCGGTCTACGACTCCAACGCTGCGATTGTGTCGGCTGCTGTGGAAGAATTGGGCGGCGAACCGGTTCCGTTGGGGGTGATTGCCGACGATGAAACGAAATTGCGAGCGGCAGTCCAACAGGGGCTTGATTGTGATATTATTGTCCTCTCGGGCGGAACGTCGAAAGGGGCAGGGGATCTTTCGTATCGCGTGGTCAGCGAACTGACCGATCCGGGTATCGTGGCGCATGGCGTGGCCTTGAAACCGGGTAAGCCGATCTGTCTCGCGGTCACCGGCGGCAAACCGGTTGTGATTTTGCCGGGATTTCCCACGTCGGCGATTTTCACGTTTCACGAATTCGTCGCCCCCGTGATTCGCGCGCTGGCGGCTCGCAAAGATGCCCAAGCGGCGACGGTCACGGCGACGTTGCCACTGCGGGTGAACTCTGAACGGGGCCGTACGGAATACCTGCTTGTCAGTCTGGTGCGCCGCGGCGACGATTTGGCGGCGTATCCGATGGGCAAAGGTTCGGGGTCGGTGACGACGTTCAGTGGAGCGGACGGATTTCTCACGATTGATTCGCAGACGGAAATGTTGGATGCGGACACGCGCGTTGAGGTGAAACTGCTCTCCCGCGAATTGCGGCCGGCTGATTTCGTTGCCATTGGCAGCCATTGTGTCGGCTTAGATTATTTGTTGTCGCGAATGGAAGAGCGCGGGTTTGCGGTCAAGGTGCTCAACGTCGGCAGCCTGGGAGGATTGACGGCAGCGGCGCGCGGGGAATGTGATATTGCGGGAATTCATCTGATGGATGCAGCGACCGGTGCGTATAACCGTCCATTTCTGAAACCGGGACTGACACTGATCGAAGGCTACCGCCGCTTGCAGGGGATTGTCTATCGACCGGGCGATGCGCGGTTTGAAAACAAAACAGCGGAACAAGCCGTTGCCGCTGCCTGTGCGGATGCGGCGTGTGCGATGGTGAATCGCAACACCGGCAGCGGGACGCGGATTTTGATCGACCAATTGTTGGCCAAGGTGCGCCCGGAAGCCGAGGCGCCGCCTGCAGGCTATGGCATTCAGGCAAAGTCCCACAACGCCGTCGCCGCCGCTGTTGCCCGTGAATCGGCCGACTGGGGCGTGGCGATCGAGACGGTGGCCAGTCTGTACGATCTAGCGTTCATTTCGCTACAGGAGGAACACTACGATTTCGCCGTGCCGGAGAATCGTGCGCAAACCGCCGCCGTTCGCGCATTTAGTAAACTGCTCCAAGATGCGGAGGTCCGTGACGAATTACGGACCATGGGATTTCAGTTGTGATCAATGTTGGGTGCGTCGTGACGCACCTTTCTATGAAGGACAACAGACGGACAACTTTGCACAACAACATTGCAAAAGAAAACCTCACGCGAAGGCGCCAAGTCGCAGAGGTTTTGGCTGGGACGGACAGGTGTTCGTGATGGATGGTTCATGGTTGGGGAGACTTCAATCCAATTGTTTTCAACCGACCGTGTGGGCTTGCGAAGCGCGGATGAAAATCAAATGGACAATGCAGATCTCTTTGCGAACTTTGCGGCTTTGCGTGAGGTTTTTTTATACGATTTGTGGAACGGCACAGTAGGCGTTTAGCTCATTTGGCGGCGGTTGTTTCATTCCGTCGCGTCAGGCGAGTGACGATGGTTTTGGGTTTGCGATCGCGGTAAGCGGGAATTACAGTTCGAGCTGATAACGGATTCCACTGGAAAGTCTCGGCTCACCTTTCATGGAGGATCAACCCAATGGTCACCCCTGCAACGTCCGTACTCGCGCTGTG from Symmachiella dynata encodes:
- a CDS encoding molybdopterin biosynthesis protein translates to MSLHNIDEAARQQQFLDVIDRDEARARFHAHLTLQPLGTETVTLSGALNRVLSDEIRATVDVPGFDRANVDGFAVQAADTFGASEDAPRSVSLNDEVITPGVQAGIVVQPGTATPIATGAVVPRGADAIVMIEHTDMVADATDRSLEINRAVAAGGHITFAGTDIAKGETVIRRGALLTSREIGVLAAIGRDRVEVFRKPRVAVISTGSEIIPPGAQSTPGAVYDSNAAIVSAAVEELGGEPVPLGVIADDETKLRAAVQQGLDCDIIVLSGGTSKGAGDLSYRVVSELTDPGIVAHGVALKPGKPICLAVTGGKPVVILPGFPTSAIFTFHEFVAPVIRALAARKDAQAATVTATLPLRVNSERGRTEYLLVSLVRRGDDLAAYPMGKGSGSVTTFSGADGFLTIDSQTEMLDADTRVEVKLLSRELRPADFVAIGSHCVGLDYLLSRMEERGFAVKVLNVGSLGGLTAAARGECDIAGIHLMDAATGAYNRPFLKPGLTLIEGYRRLQGIVYRPGDARFENKTAEQAVAAACADAACAMVNRNTGSGTRILIDQLLAKVRPEAEAPPAGYGIQAKSHNAVAAAVARESADWGVAIETVASLYDLAFISLQEEHYDFAVPENRAQTAAVRAFSKLLQDAEVRDELRTMGFQL